A single genomic interval of Camelina sativa cultivar DH55 chromosome 11, Cs, whole genome shotgun sequence harbors:
- the LOC104728469 gene encoding probable lysophospholipase BODYGUARD 2, translating into MGFARWLNRTVGFFVFSLLDIADFLLCFTYKTLDYFLESERKPCYCYSPPEAKAKTEKIIVSERGEYSKVVSLTRNKIHFDEISDTLYSRGPSLLTRLSKLVRSVKCFNYRGLIMRGNVVESCDHDESKKKKISKSKKRLMTFNSTVVEKSSTAPRWSDCHCSFCTSWLTSSNKDSLFVKVQQPKDKKKVRDNVMFIHGFVSSSAFWTETLFPNFSDSAKSKYRFIAVDLLGYGRSPKPNDSLYTLREHLEMIEKSVISQFKLKTFHIVAHSLGCILALALAVKHPGAIKSLTLLAPPYYKVPKGVQPAQYIMREVARKEVWPPMQFGASVLSWYEHLGRTIGLVLIKNHHLIEFVTRLLTLNRYIYIPYKXYCN; encoded by the exons ATGGGCTTTGCACGGTGGCTCAACCGCACTGTGggcttctttgtcttctccctCCTCGACATTGCCGATTTCTTGCTTTGTTTTACGTACAAGACTTTGGATTACTTCTTGGAGTCAGAGAGGAAACCTTGCTACTGCTATTCTCCACCAGAGGCTAAAGCCAAGACCGAGAAGATCATAGTGTCGGAACGGGGAGAGTACTCAAAGGTTGTGTCATTGACAAGAAATAAGATCCATTTCGATGAGATCTCGGACACGCTCTACTCACGTGGTCCTTCACTTCTAACGAGGCTCTCTAAGCTCGTGAGGTCCGtgaaatgttttaattatagGGGTTTGATCATGAGAGGCAATGTGGTGGAATCTTGTGATCACGATGagtctaagaagaagaagattagtaaaagtaaaaagagatTAATGACTTTTAATTCTACGGTGGTTGAGAAATCTTCGACAGCTCCAAGATGGTCGGATTGTCATTGCAGTTTCTGCACTTCTTGGCTCACTTCTTCCAACAAAGATTCTCTGTTTGTCAAAGTTCAACAACCCAAAG ATAAAAAGAAGGTCCGAGACAACGTTATGTTTATACATGGTTTCGTATCATCATCCGCATTTTGGACGGAGACTCTCTTCCCAAACTTTTCTGATTCGGCCAAATCAAAGTATAGGTTCATCGCAGTCGATCTTTTGGGCTATGGAAGAAGTCCTAAGCCAAATGACTCGTTATATACACTAAGAGAACATTTAGAGATGATTGAGAAATCGGTGATCTCTCAGTTCAAACTTAAAACGTTCCACATCGTCGCTCACTCCCTAGGCTGCATTTTAGCTCTTGCACTCGCCGTTAAACATCCAGGAGCTATCAAATCCCTTACTCTTTTGGCTCCT CCATATTACAAGGTGCCAAAGGGAGTCCAACCGGCCCAATACATAATGAGGGAAGTGGCTCGAAAGGAAGTTTGGCCACCGATGCAGTTTGGTGCATCAGTGCTTAGCTGGTACGAGCACCTAGGCCGCACCATTGGCCTCGTCCTTATCAAAAATCATCACTTGATTGAATTTGTCACCCGCCTTCTCACTTTAAacaggtacatatatataccataCAAANAATACTGTAACTAA
- the LOC104724561 gene encoding probable lysophospholipase BODYGUARD 2, with amino-acid sequence MGFARWLNRTVGFFVFSLLDIADFLLCFTYKTLDYFLESERKPCYCYSPPEAKAKTEKIIVSERGEYSKVVSLTRNKIHFDEISDTLYSRGPSLLTRLSKLVRSVKCFNYRGLIMRGNVVESCDHDESKKKKISKSKKRLMTFNSTVVEKSSTAPRWSDCHCSFCTSWLTSSNKDSLFVKVQQPKDKKKVRDNVMFIHGFVSSSAFWTETLFPNFSDSAKSKYRFIAVDLLGYGRSPKPNDSLYTLREHLEMIEKSVISQFKLKTFHIVAHSLGCILALALAVKHPGAIKSLTLLAPPYYKVPKGVQPAQYIMKEVARKEVWPPMQFGASVLSWYEHLGRTIGLVLIKNHHLIEFVTRLLTLNRMRTYLIEGFLCHTHNGSFHTLHNIIFGSGAKLDSYLDHVRDHVDCDIAIFHGGKDELIPVECSYSVKSKLPRATVHVILDKDHITIVVGRQKDFARELELIWQRSHST; translated from the exons ATGGGCTTTGCACGGTGGCTCAACCGCACTGTGggcttctttgtcttctccctCCTCGACATTGCCGATTTCTTGCTTTGTTTTACGTACAAGACTTTGGATTACTTCTTGGAGTCAGAGAGGAAACCTTGCTACTGCTATTCTCCACCAGAGGCTAAAGCCAAGACCGAGAAGATCATAGTGTCGGAACGAGGAGAGTACTCAAAGGTTGTGTCATTGACAAGAAATAAGATCCATTTCGATGAGATCTCGGACACGCTCTACTCACGTGGTCCTTCACTTCTAACGAGGCTCTCTAAGCTCGTGAGGTCCGtgaaatgttttaattatagGGGTTTGATCATGAGAGGCAATGTGGTGGAATCTTGTGATCACGATGagtctaagaagaagaagattagtaaaagtaaaaagagatTAATGACTTTTAATTCTACGGTGGTTGAGAAATCTTCGACAGCTCCAAGATGGTCGGATTGTCATTGCAGTTTCTGCACTTCTTGGCTCACTTCTTCCAACAAAGATTCTCTGTTTGTCAAAGTTCAACAACCCAAAG ATAAAAAGAAGGTCCGAGACAACGTTATGTTTATACATGGTTTCGTATCATCATCCGCATTTTGGACGGAGACTCTCTTCCCAAACTTTTCTGATTCGGCCAAATCAAAGTATAGGTTCATCGCAGTCGATCTTTTGGGCTATGGAAGAAGTCCTAAGCCAAATGACTCGTTATATACACTAAGAGAACATTTAGAGATGATTGAGAAATCGGTGATCTCTCAGTTCAAACTTAAAACGTTCCACATCGTCGCTCACTCCCTAGGCTGCATTTTAGCTCTTGCACTCGCCGTTAAACATCCAGGAGCTATCAAATCCCTTACTCTTTTGGCTCCT CCATATTACAAGGTGCCAAAGGGAGTCCAACCGGCCCAATACATAATGAAGGAAGTGGCTCGAAAGGAAGTTTGGCCACCGATGCAGTTTGGTGCATCAGTGCTTAGCTGGTACGAGCACCTAGGCCGCACCATTGGCCTCGTCCTTATCAAAAATCATCACTTGATTGAATTTGTCACCCGCCTTCTCACTTTAAacag GATGCGAACGTATTTGATAGAGGGGTTCTTATGTCACACACATAATGGGTCATTTCACACATTACACAACATCATCTTCGGGTCAGGAGCCAAGCTCGACTCGTATCTGGACCATGTCCGTGACCACGTTGACTGTGACATCGCCATATTCCACGGTGGCAAGGACGAGCTCATTCCTGTGGAGTGTAGCTACAGTGTCAAGAGCAAATTGCCACGTGCCACTGTCCACGTCATACTTGACAAAGACCACATCACCATTGTCGTCGGCCGACAAAAAGACTTTGCTCGAGAGCTTGAGCTCATTTGGCAAAGATCCCACTCAACTTAA
- the LOC104724556 gene encoding probable polygalacturonase, giving the protein MTISRSPISVFVLFFLSAVLRHHLSLGAPITCSGIVPLKHRTAMLSISDFGAVGDGKTLNTNAFNAAIDRIRNSNSSNGTLLYVPRGVYLTQSFNLTSHMTLYLADGAVIKALQDTEKWPLSDPLPSYGRGRERPGRRYISFIHGDGLNDVVITGRNGTIDGQGEPWWNMYRSGTLKFTRPGLIEFKDSTNIVISHVVLQNSPFWTVHPVYCSGVVVHHVTILAPTDSYNTDGIDPDSSSNVCIEDSYMSTGDDLVAVKSGWDEYGIAYNRSSRDITIRRITGSSRFAGIAIGSETSGGIQNITVENITLYNSGIGIHIKTNTGRGGSIRGITISGVYMENVRTGIKISGDTGDHPDDKFNLTALPVVSGITIKNVWGIKVERAGMIQGLEDSPFTNLCFSNVTLTGTKSPPTWKCSDVVGAAHKVNPTPCPELTATTQQGGSCENQS; this is encoded by the exons ATGACGATTTCTCGATCTCCGATCTCTGTTTTCgtactcttcttcctctctgctGTTTTGCGTCACCATCTCTCGCTTGGAGCTCCGATTACGTGTTCTGGTATAGTTCCGTTGAAGCACAGGACCGCGATGTTATCGATTTCTGATTTTGGCGCTGTCGGTGACGGAAAGACCCTGAACACCAACGCATTCAATGCGGCGATTGATCGGATAAGGAACTCCAACAGTAGCAATGGAACGCTTCTGTATGTGCCTCGTGGTGTGTATCTGACTCAGAGCTTCAATCTCACGAGTCATATGACTCTATACCTTGCCGATGGTGCGGTTATTAAAGCCCTTCAG gATACGGAGAAATGGCCTTTAAGCGATCCTTTGCCGTCTTATGGAAGAGGACGGGAGCGTCCTGGACGAAGATATATCAGCTTTATCCATGGAGACGGACTCAATGACGTTGTTATTACAG GCAGGAATGGCACGATTGATGGACAAGGAGAACCTTGGTGGAACATGTATAGAAGTGGAACTCTAAAGTTTACAAGACCGGGTCTCATTGAGTTCAAGGACTCAACAAACATCGTCATCTCTCATGTTGTTCTTCAGAACTCCCCTTTCTGGACAGTTCATCCGGTTTATTGCAG TGGTGTTGTTGTTCATCACGTTACCATTCTTGCTCCAACTGATTCCTACAACACCGATGGAATTGATCCAG ATTCAAGCTCTAACGTCTGTATAGAAGATTCCTACATGTCTACTGGTGATGACCTTGTTGCCGTGAAGAGTGGTTGGGACGAGTATGGCATTGCCTACAACCGTTCAAGCCGAGATATCACCATTCGCCGCATCACCGGATCTTCCCGATTCGCTGGAATAGCCATCGGAAGCGAAACCTCTGGCGGAATCCAAAATATCACGGTCGAAAACATCACTCTGTACAATTCGGGGATCGGCATCCACATCAAGACAAACACTGGCCGAGGAGGAAGCATCCGGGGGATCACAATCTCCGGTGTTTACATGGAAAATGTTCGAACCGGGATTAAAATCTCTGGCGACACCGGAGATCACCCCGACGATAAATTCAACCTGACTGCGCTCCCCGTTGTAAGTGGCATAACGATCAAGAACGTATGGGGAATCAAAGTCGAGCGTGCTGGCATGATTCAGGGGTTAGAAGATTCACCATTCACCAATCTCTGCTTCTCCAATGTTACACTCACCGGAACAAAAAGTCCTCCAACATGGAAATGCTCAGATGTCGTAGGAGCCGCCCACAAGGTCAACCCCACGCCTTGCCCTGAGCTAACCGCAACCACCCAACAAGGTGGTTCCTGTGAAAACCAATCCTAA
- the LOC104724560 gene encoding DNA primase small subunit-like: MTREEIDNNGDDMMIDDPNPKIENEFNVHYLRIYYGNLFPYSDIHKWLSYGHDGKHPGCDEYYFGRREFSFTLENDVYLRYKSFKNASAMEDAIKSNFPYKIDIGAVYSVDPDKRHAYAHSGTNLFTPVERELVFDIDITDYDDVRYCCSGADVCAKCWPLMTVAIKVIDTSLRDDFGFKYILWVFSGRRGVHCWVCDAKARRLTNEQRSAVAEYFRVYKGNENNAKKVDLMGHSLHPFLARSYVDFLKNFFEGELQANQSIFSSKEKYEKILGMITDEDIQSDLRGKWENSARSSLSEEATSLLRWEQLKKTLQSKKNKAPSLRTCIEEIVFTFTYPRIDLEVSKQMNHLLKAPFCVHPKTGRVCVPIDPNNCDEFDPLAVPTLSQLIEEINAGGLSMDVDDDSDKSLLGKSIKFFRSSFLEPLLKSCKEEIESSYKTKIGKSKDTFSW, encoded by the exons ATGACGAGAGAGGAGATTGATAACAATGGAGATGATATGATGATTGATGACCCAAATCCTAAAATCGAAAACGAGTTCAATGTTCATTACCTCCGGATTTACTACG GCAATCTATTCCCTTACTCTGATATTCACAAATGGCTCTCATACGGACACG ATGGGAAACATCCTGGTTGTGATGAATACTACTTCGGTAGAAGAGAGTTCTCGTTTACCCTTGAGAACGATGTTTATTTGCGGTACAAGTCTTTCAAGAATGCTTCAGCTATGGAAGACGCTATCAAATCGAATTTCCCATACAAGATTGATATTGGCGCTGTGTATAGCGTTGAT CCAGATAAGAGACATGCCTATGCACATAGTGGAACTAATTTGTTTACTCCAGTGGAGAGGGAGTTAGTCTTTGACATT GATATAACAGATTATGATGATGTTAGATATTGCTGCTCCGGAGCTGATGTTTGCGCCAAGTGTTGGCCTTTAATGACAGTTGCTATCAAAGTCATTGATACTTCCTTAAGAG ATGATTTTGGTTTCAAATATATTCTCTGGGTCTTCAGTGGACGCCGTGGagttcattgttgggtttgtgATGCTAAAGCTCGAAG GTTGACTAATGAACAAAGATCAGCAGTTGCTGAATACTTCCGTGTTTATAAG GGAAATGAAAACAATGCCAAGAAAGTCGATCTTATGGGTCATTCTCTTCATCCGTTCCTTGC GAGATCATATGTGGATTTTCTTAAGAATTTCTTTGAGGGTGAGTTACAGGCAAATCAAAGTATATTCTCAAGCAAAGAAAAGTATGAGAAGATACTTGGGATGATAACAGATGAAG ATATACAATCAGATCTCAGAGGAAAGTGGGAGAATTCTGCGAGATCATCACTATCAGAAGAAGCCACCAGTCTTTTAAGGTGGGAGCAGCTTAAAAAAACGCTTCAGTCAAAGAAAAACAAG GCTCCATCACTGCGGACGTGCATAGAAGAAATTGTCTTTACCTTTACCTATCCTCGAATTGATTTGGAG gTATCTAAACAAATGAACCATTTGCTTAAGGCACCCTTCTGTGTCCATCCAAAAACAG GTCGTGTCTGTGTTCCTATTGACCCGAATAACTGCGATGAGTTTGATCCATTGGCAGTTCCAACGCTTTCACAG CTAATAGAAGAAATCAACGCAGGAGGCCTCAGCATGGATGTAGATGATG ATTCAGATAAAAGTTTACTTGGGAAATCAATCAAATTCTTCAGATCCTCATTCCTAGAACCACTACTAAAGTCCTGCAAG GAAGAAATAGAGAGTTCgtacaaaaccaaaattggGAAGTCTAAGGATACATTCAGCTGGTGA
- the LOC104724558 gene encoding KAT8 regulatory NSL complex subunit 3-like, translating into MASRRKRRKVNQESCAEKSEIPCSPVVLLAHGAGAPSSSDWMIRWKEMLKKTLGAVEVVTFDYPYLAGGKRGVAPKAEKLIEFHLDVVKETAAKFPGHPLILAGKSMGSRVSCMVSALNDDIKVSAVICLGYPLKGAKGVIRDETLLEMGVPVMFVQGSKDPMCPLDKLEAVCNEMKAVTELHVIDGGDHSFKIGMKHLETKGLTQDEVEDVALKAIAAFVSKSLAQSA; encoded by the exons ATGGCTTCAcggaggaaaagaagaaaggtgAATCAAGAATCGTGTGCTGAGAAATCAGAGATTCCATGTTCGCCGGTCGTTCTATTAGCTCACGGTGCCGGTGCTCCCTCTTCTTCCGACTGGATGATTAG ATGGAAGGAAATGTTAAAGAAGACATTAGGAGCTGTTGAAGTGGTCACATTTGACTACCCTt ATCTTGCTGGTGGGAAAAGAGGAGTTGCTCCGAAAGCTGAAAAATTGATTGAGTTTCATTTGGATGTTGTTAAAGAAACTGCTGCTAAATTCCCTGGTCATCCTTTGATATTAGCTGGCAAATCAATGGGTTCTAG AGTAAGCTGTATGGTTTCAGCTTTGAATGATGATATTAAAGTTTCAGCTGTGATTTGTTTAGGATATCCACTTAAG GGCGCTAAAGGTGTGATAAGAGACGAGACCTTGCTGGAAATGGGAGTCCCAGTGATGTTTGTTCAG GGTAGCAAAGATCCTATGTGTCCTCTGGATAAGCTTGAAGCTGTTTGTAACGAAATGAAAGCTGTGACTGAGCTGCATGTGATTGATGGTGGAGATCACTCCTTCAAGATTGGGATGAAACACCTTGAAACAAAGGGGTTAACACAAGATGAAGTCGAAGATGTTGCTCTGAAAGCAATTGCCGCTTTTGTCTCCAAATCTCTTGCTCAAAGCGCATAA
- the LOC104724559 gene encoding GDSL esterase/lipase At5g41890, whose amino-acid sequence MDFIYRCFLKPNFHFTFLLLWLSHFQAAQSFTNFIFGDSLVDVGNNNYIFTLSKADSSPYGIDFGPSNGQPTGRFTNGRTISDIVGEAFGAKSAPPPYLEPDTEANSILNGINYASGAAGILDDTGLLFIGRVPLRDQVSYFEKSRDYVIKVIGENGTKEMLKKAMFTITIGSNDILNYIQPSIPFFSQDKLPTDVLQDSMVFHLTTHLKRLHQLGARKFVVVGVGPLGCIPFVRALNLIPAGKCSDQVNQIVRGYNMKLRDSLRTLNTELSSGDHNTTFVYANSYDLFLELVLNYRQFGLENADKPCCGGYFPPFTCFKGPNQNSSQAACEDRSKFVFWDTYHPTEAANLIVAKALLDGDQTVATPFNIRYLNDL is encoded by the exons atggatttcatTTATAGATGTTTTCTCAAGCCTAATTTCcatttcacttttcttcttctctggctATCACATTTTCAGGCTGCTCAATCATttacaaactttatttttggaGACTCATTGGTAGATGTTGGAAACAACAACTATATTTTCACATTGTCAAAAGCTGATTCTTCCCCTTATGGCATCGACTTTGGACCTTCCAATGGCCAACCCACGGGAAGATTCACTAATGGTCGGACCATTTCTGATATTGTGG GTGAAGCCTTCGGAGCAAAATCTGCACCACCTCCCTATCTTGAACCAGACACTGAGGCTAACTCAATTCTCAATGGAATCAACTATGCTTCTGGTGCGGCTGGAATCTTGGACGACACTGGACTTTTGTTC ATCGGTAGAGTTCCATTGAGAGATCAAGTGAGTTATTTTGAGAAGAGTAGAGATTATGTGATAAAAGTGATTGGTGAAAATGGTACAAAAGAGATGTTGAAAAAGGCAATGTTCACCATCACAATTGGGTCAaatgatatattaaattatatccAACCATCTATACCTTTCTTCTCCCAAGACAAGCTCCCCACTGATGTCCTACAAGATTCCATGGTGTTCCATTTGACCACACATCTTAAG CGTTTGCATCAACTAGGAGCTAGGAAGTTCGTGGTGGTTGGAGTAGGGCCACTCGGTTGCATACCATTTGTTCGTGCCTTGAATTTAATACCGGCAGGAAAATGCTCCGACCAAGTCAACCAAATTGTCCGAGGCTACAACATGAAGCTTAGAGACTCTCTTAGGACATTGAACACGGAGTTAAGTTCCGGAGATCACAACACTACATTTGTCTACGCCAACTCTTACGACCTTTTCTTGGAACTGGTCCTGAACTATCGACAATTTG GCTTGGAGAACGCAGACAAGCCGTGTTGTGGCGGCTACTTTCCACCATTTACGTGCTTCAAGGGACCGAACCAGAACTCAAGCCAAGCGGCTTGTGAGGACCGCTCCAAGTTTGTCTTTTGGGACACGTATCACCCAACCGAAGCTGCCAATCTCATTGTTGCAAAAGCACTTCTCGATGGTGACCAAACTGTGGCCACACCTTTCAACATTCGTTATCTTAACGATCTTTAA